TTTATTAACTATTaagaaaatggaaataaaaattgaatagtgaagtatatcattttttttatttgcttACTATTTTAAATGATGTTTACATGAAGTAAAAATTATATTGTATGttgaaaaatagtataaatattttaattatgatttaatttttttaatattattaaaaagtttattgatttataaaatatggtatttgaaaatttattttattatatttgaattattaaataaattaatatattttaattatagttaacaattaaacataaaaattgcATACAACAAAATGGTATTAAAAAGGGTTATATAAGTTTTTTTCCTTAATAGTTAAAATTGTGTATGTgggtatggttttttttttttttttttggtaggaAAGACTTTTTAGAACTCATTTTAACTCGCGTCATCAAATGTAATTATTTCCTATGATTGAATCCTGGTTTTAGTAAAAATGTTAATCATAATCAAATCCTCATTAATGACTGTCCTTTACGTTTATGAAAATACTATCTACTATAACCTATCTATCGACAGTCTCATTCAATATATATGGTCAGTGCTGTTTATTAATTTTGcagaaaaaataaaaaggagCAAGGTCTTTTTCATCATTGGTTGATAAGCTTCCATACAATGGAGCTTTCGGCTCCTAAAAGATAAGGAAGTCCATTTctctgaataaaataaaaaaaggatgaCTTGCAGctgaaattaaaaaaacaaaaacaggGATACATTCAGTTTCTGCATTATATGGGTCCTCAGCACTAAGAAGGTCAATTAGATTTCAGATGAAACAAGCTTTCGTTTTTCTTTTAGGAAATAACTTTGATTTCGAGGGCAATCCGGTATCCTACCATTCAGAGCTGATATCAATAATGCTATGAGCCCTTACTTTGTTAAACTACTTTACCTATACATCATCGCATGCCGTTACTTTGTTATTCTCCCAAGTTATCATCAACATTCCTTTTGCTAACTATTCCGACACACCTCATATCTTTTTCCTCTATCTTGTAGCACTGAATCACATACTAGTCCAAAAACTAGCTCTCACTCTCCATTATTCTCAGAAAAACCTAAACAAATCCATTTGGAATTCacaataaaaaaagaaaatgcCCTCTTGCTTTTGGTTTCGAGATTAATAATCACTTCCCATTAATGAATATTGCTGTAATCGTAGGATAAACTACTTGTTCtcttaaaaaagaaaattaaataaataaaaatggtgTCCGATTTCTCAAGGCAAAAGATGCATGGGAGCAGATAAATCCCGGGGACTCCTTAATTTCCTAAAGATGTGGATGACAAGAACGGAACGGGATTTACGATGATTCTTTCTTTCTGTAACAAATGGGACAAGGTGGGAGAGATTTTATTAGTGGGGCCGAGGGGGGTTGTGGCTGTAATTTTTCGGGGCTTTGTTTAAAGTGAGACCCACAGACAAAAGCATACAATACTCATTGGTCATTTATCCCCACGCACGGCACGCCTCATAAATATGCCTCCAATTAAACTCTAATTTCATTGGTTAGACATTGGATTCCACTAAAACTGTAAAACTGGaaagtaaaatgattaaaaaaaatttaagtgtccCCCTCTCAAACTTAATTTCGCAAAAGAATTACAAAGGCAAACACGATGAAAATCTCAAactatgataataataataataataaaccacACCACTAAGGCAAGTAGTAGCAGTATTTATAAGGAAGCAAAATGgagtaaaataaatatatgatgATAATCAAATGTGATACATAgaggaaataaaaaaattataataaatactgAATCCAGATCTCTTCTCTAGAAGATCAACCCAATGGCTGCCCATCCTAATGCCAATCCTCCAATTATCTTTTGCAAACTCTTGATGCTCTCTGCTCCACTCTGCATTATTTTTTTccacaaaattcattattttagaattccatttaattaaataatgaaataaataaaaaaatacatgtaACTTCATcagaaaacaaatacataaatgcATGGTGTAAACTTGTAATTATTGATGCCATGTCTTGTGTATGCACGATCTGACATCGATATTCAATGCGTTGTATATAAACTTAATGTATTAAACTAAAATGTCATATGAACCTTCTGATTATTATTTTTGCTCCATTGTAAGATCACCTCCAGATCTGTTGCTTATCTAAAAATCTAAAGGAACTAACTCCTCCTTCCTCGGAGGCGCGTCAATCAGACGCATTTGAACGAAACAAGCTCTCAATTTGAAATCCTCAATCGACATTCTAAACTCTAATTTTCAATACTCCACAAATCTAACTATAAAGTCAAGTTTGCTGACTTACGCCGTGTAACTACTCAACATTTCAGATCTGGAACAGCATTGTTTTATTGTACGGTTAACTTAAAGAAATGATTGAGATGTGAGAAAAGAGAACAGAATGTACCTCATCGGCGGCGACAGAAGGACCGGGAGAGGACGCATCGAGGCTAGGTCCTGGAGCGCCAGTTGGTGGAGCGGGAGGTCCAAGCATATCAGGTGAAGGAGCGGGAGCACCGTGTTTCTTTGACTTCTTTTTGCTCTTGCTCTTGCTTGGAGCTGGTGCAGGAACCTCGGCAGTTGTTGGAGCCGCAACAGGAGCAGGAGGAGAGGCCGAGCTCTCTGGAGGAGTTGTTGGTGCAGCAGCCGGTGGCGATTTGGCTAGAGGAGGGCTCACAGGAACTGGAGCCGGTGGGGTACTCACTGGAGCAGCAGCCGGAGGGGAAGAAGCTGGAGCAAATTTTGATGGGGCTGGAACCGCCGCAGACTCTGACGGAGCCGCAGCCGGTGGTGAAGTAGTTGGAGCAGCAGTGGGAGCTGGTGACTTAGATTTACTCACAGGAGCAGTAGCGGGTGCAGTAGAAGGCGTAGTCGCAGCCGGGGGTGCTTTAGTGGGAGCGGCGCTCGGTGATTGACCACCGACACCAGCAACCACAAAGCAGATCAAAGCAACAGCAAACGCGCTTCTACGATCCATTTTGTTCCAAAAAAAACTTCCAGATGTTTATTTGATTGAGAGAGGGGTTGAATTTATTATGGAGCTTTCtataattaaatacaatttaTTATGTACTatcaaaaataatataattaacatTTACCCTTAAAAATGTCATTTACTTTTTCAAAAGCTAATAATTTTAACGTCACTTTATTATGTactattaaaaataacataattaacatttaCTCTTTAAAACCTAATAATTTTAACGTCCATATTTTTATAACCAGGGTAGAGAATGAGGTTGCTAAAGATTGAATTTAATCTCTTATGCTTACAATATAATACTTTTGTTATTAAGTTAAGAGATTATTGGTATTAcatacaataaatattaattctattaaaatttagggtaaattataTTACTAGTCATTAaaatatgggtaaatttttatttttattatttaattaaaagttACAATTCAGTCACTAAACTATTcgtaagtttttatttaagtcatttgaactattcaaatatttttatttaagtcactggattgttaagttttttttttttaattctaccAACATGTTCTAAGCGATGATTCGACGATTGATACGATAGATCAATACCCATCTATtagtagaagaacataccttaagTCCAAGACAATCTATCAGTAATTGTCGAAGATCATAGAAAAAGgttgtttgaattttgatttttagAGTTGTGACATCTAAATTTGTTTCATGAAAATAACTGAATTGTAGAAgagaaagagaaagcaagcttttAATTGGTGcaagcaatgcaaacaaagaaAACTATATAACATTGATTTTAACACCTtagtgaattaaatggaaatttttgaataatttagcaatcaaattgtaacttttttagttaaatgaccaaaataaaaacttaCCCATAGTTTAGTGATTAATTAACTTCATTTTTAATAGTATAAGGACTCAATTAATTCCTTTAgaaataaaatgagaaatttaatcTTATCCTTATAATTAAGTCGCTAAGTACTTTAATTATTTTCTTCATGTTAGACATTTTGAAAAGTAAgtgtaatattaaattattaattatattctCTTACAAATATAAGAAATCGTATTTAGTTGTACTTAcatattaaaaatagaaaaaattggaAGCTTAATAATATCGTCTAATTTTCTCAATTTCCAACCTTTCTCCTAAAAATTGGAACAAGTAATTAGATATTTCAACTACACTTAAAATAAGGCCTTTAGCAagttaaaattaacaaaaatctaTTTTCTACTAAAGTTTGATTAAATGAAGTTGAGATCTGTTTGCAAGCTAACAAAGAGAtaatttaaatgataaatttaaatGTCTCTCTCTTGACACGCTCTTGTCTGTTGTTTTCACAagctttttttttaaagttttttttttaaaaaagtccaTTTCCTTTGTTAGTTCAAATCAATTCGAGTGTTTGCTTTTTGTTTTTTCTGAGTGAGTTTTTGCTTTTTGCTTTTTTGGGTTTTTAATATGGAGAGGAATATGAAAAATATGAGAATTGACAATGAAGAGGAGGTAGGATGGAATAATAATGGAGATTAGAACCCCTAACAATCGACATACAATTTATGTCTGGTGGGATGTTGCGCGCATCATTGTTTTACCGAGGTGGCTTATCGTGGCAACCACTGGATGCGAGAGTGGCAGATACACAATGGGCGGTGAGGATGATGCAGCAATCGACCATGGAAGAAGATGATGACGCTACCGATCTATTTAGGCGATAACTACGAGGAGGAAGTCTACAAGCATAAACATTCCATGTGATGGGAGGGAAAAAACTCATTTGGGGTTAAAAATAAATACTCATAATTGAATGCAATCGTAAGACACATTATATTTTTAAAGAATGATATAAGTTAGAACTTTAGAGATGATATTGTTAGACGAGACAATAATGAACTCTAAACATGAACcataaaatagatataaaaaaaaatgaaaaaataagtaACCAAAAGTTTGTGAAGAATATTATTTTTGACAAGGAAGGACCGACAAAACAActtgatttattatttattttccaaATTTCTTCCTAAAatcatgtttaataatattggcatacatattataaaaacaaacaaacaaaaattgcCATACAATTAAATAGCCATTTCCTTAACCAAATTGGATCCGATTCTATAGCTGTCGCGgtgtctttattttattttattccattttttAAAAGGCGAAAGAAACAGACAAAGATGAATTGAAGattgtgttatttatttacaaCTAATCAACAATACGCGCTTTAATTTTGTCCCCCCACTTTATTTACTATTGCTTCCTTATACTTATGTTCCACTTGCGTTTAAACTTCTcaacttttcttcttctttttcctctTTATGTATGCCTATCTGATTGTTTCATCCGCTAAGTGCATGGAAAAGGTGTTtgattttagtttaaattttaatattgttattGTTAAAAGAAGATTTTATTTGAATATCACTCAATTCAAATATGATTAGTCTCAAACGGTAAAATTGATGAGCACATTTATAGTTATAAAATAtggtataatgataaatttaattttgatatttacatttttattaatttgacttttatttttttaaatttgatatttaatcatttaaaagagtCAAATTATTTTTTAGCGTAAATTGTGAATAAAACACTAATTTTAACAATGTTGGTGCGGTAAGCAGCGTGACATTCTATATGTACACTTCATgttaacaaataattaaaaattataaaaaaatttaaaattcaaaaattttaaaaaaatacacgTGAATTATCATTTGAATTGACATGTTTAAAAATTAATGATTTAAtcaatatttctattaaaaatatcaaTTATTCTCTTTTGAAAAAGTTGATggtgcaatttaattttttaaacttaaattgataaaaaaattgtaaacatttaaatttaaattatgttgTTCCTACTTGTTCTCTTGGCTTTGAGTCAtcatcaaaatttcatttttaaaataaaaatttgaaggtCAATTATAAATACGGATACCCATTCAACTCCTACTGTTTATGTCTTGGAATTTGTACTGGAAATATAACAAGGATGTAGCCATGGCATTTTCTATCTTTTCAAACGTATCTCTTCGCATTTCCCATCTTCTAAAGCTGATGTCTACAATTGGATATTTTGGCCCAACAGTGTTTCACAAATCATGAGGCCCGTGTTTAAAATTTTGGGGCTAAATGTCAGATCCACAACATATTCTTGAATTTTCATATACAGTAGTCTTCAGGCCCACCACGTTTAATAGTTTGGTTGTAACTGGTTTGAAATAATTTCCACTTTTGTGGGCTGAAATGTCAGATCGGTTTAATTGGGCTCGACTTTCTTGTTTGACATATTTGGGTAGTTTTGTTTAGGTGATTCAGGTTCCAATCTCCCTCGAAACTGAAGTTTGTATTTCCGTTGTTCTATGCATGCTTCGAAATTCTTTACGCCATACAACTGGTTGAatttcaaaattctaaaattaaacAGTAATACATAAATGTAAACTTAGGTTTTTAATATATTCTAATGTTTAACTTATAATTTTTGAAACTACTAAGAGTTTGTTTGGATAATAAaagataattgaatgaaaatggttttatttttaattacaaaGAATTGTAATTCCTTAAACATGTTTGGTGACAAAGTATAATTATATCGTAATTGTTTATGTTATATTTTGTAGTACAAATTTTAAGTACACAATTAtatcatttatattttaaaaatattaattaatataagaattattattatgaaaataataatttctaaataagtaacaaaaattgaaatcaagtcaTCATACGTGTCATGTTAGCCTAAAAAGTAGTTAATAACACGATTACTAATAAAAATAGTAAGGAAAATAAACATCATATGCAATTTTATCAAATTGTTCTAGTGCATATTTGTTGGGTTATTATCTGAATTTGAGCTACatcattaaaattatcaatatctcATTCTTCCATGTAATATACGAAGTATGGATCATCTCAATTCTACTTATGATTGAAGTTATGAAATATGCCACATGTTAGTACTATCCAacctttttttataatttttttataaattgtcCAAAACTTTTATAATAATTCTTATAAGTAATATATATTTTTCCATACCTTTAAaggttatattttataaataacttATAGTAAAAAAGCTATAGCATTTTTTTATGAATAATGTTATGGTGTTTGCTATTACCAACCTGCTACTCAGTTATCTAATTAGGACCAACCCGTTTGTATCCTTACATGGGTTCACACGTGATGAGTTCGCATTCTTTCATGAGCTCACACAGGATGGGTTCCCATCACCATGCAGGCGAACTCATACCTAGAGAACATGTGTAGATATTAGAATAGGGTACATGTTAGCATGCATGTGGGCCTACCTAGGATGTCACATCTAGGAACTGtatcaaataaataaagaaattagCCCCCTTGGAGGACAAACAGACAAAACACTCAACAATTTGGTGTGGTGAGTGTGGACAAACTTTTGACCATCAAAAAATCAGAAAATCAAGATAACTCACCTTAATGAGAATTTCCCTAACAACTTTCCATCAGACCAAGCAGGAGGTTCTGACACCGGCAATCAACTTTGAAAGATTGATCTTTTCACTGGCTAATTTGTTGATCGGCCAAAAAACTTGGGCAACTCAAGCTAAGGGGGTGCTTCTAATTCCTTTGATCTTAATGTCCATTCTGGTCAAGGGCCATCCTTTCCTTTTGATTAGGTAGCACTGCCGCAACAGTTATTTGGTTTACAAGAACAACTAAGGTTAATGAAAGAGCATATGACTCAACAGAGTACCAGGTTTGAATAGCAATAATCGTTTCACCAGGAACTACTAAGACAGAACGAGGAATTAAGAAGAAAGATGTAATTCGACCTTTTTTATTTTAGAACAATGTCGCGCCTCTTCAGGAGGAGGCTGTAAGAGCATATGCAAAGCCATAGCAAAGCGAGAGGGATGCTTTGCATAGAGGTGTTCAGGCATTGCACCTTGGGATACAAGACATTGACTGGTTGTTTTGTTCTAACAATTCTTTATCACTAGAGATTGTAGCTGCGAATTTACCATCTAAATTCAAAGTACCGAAAGCGATGTTTGAAGGTAAAAAGGCTCCCAAAGCACATCTCATGTAGTATAACGATTATATGAATGTGTTAAGGGCCTCAGACGCGATGAAGTGCAAGGCTTTCTCAAGGACCCTTAAGGGAAGCGCAAAAGAGTAGTATTTATCTTTACCACATGGTTTCATTCAAAGCTTCTCACAATTAGGTCATATGTTTTTGGGTAGGTTCTATACTCATAGGACGATAATGAAGACATTAATGGGTTTAATCTTAGTAAAACAAAGAGATGGAAAATCTTTTCAAGATTATGTGAAACAGTTTCATGCAACCATGTTGAACACAAAGAATTTGGAGGACCAATGAGCTATTGATGCCTTCATTATGGGAGTTCAAAATGAGCATGTGCATTATTCATTTACTGATAATAGATCGTAGAGTTTGGAAGACTTATATAAGAGGGCACATAAATTTGTTGAGGCAGAGGAAATTAAAAGAGAAGCTTGCAACGCCTTTTAGAGGGATGATAGATAGTTGAGGGGTCACCAGAGTGAGCTGGACAAGAAGGCCCTTTATTTTAGGGTCTATGGGTCCAAGGTGGGGGACAACAGAGGAATTACTCGTAGAATGAATCACTAAGGGCATTCTAGAGGCCTCAAGGTGAGCACAAGAATGTATGTTCCCTATGGAAAATTTAAAGCTTACACTCATTCAAATGCTTTACGTACCTATATTCTTAAGTAGGTTAGAAGTTTGGAAATTTTGCCGAGTCCACCTATGCGACCCAGTCAGTTGAAATCTAACTCAAGAGACAAATATAGTTTCTACAATGATAGGGGGCACAAGATTGAAGATTGCTTCTCTGTGAAGGATGCTATAGAGGAGGCTATTAGAAATTACGAGTTAAAAGATTTTGTAGCTCA
This is a stretch of genomic DNA from Gossypium arboreum isolate Shixiya-1 chromosome 11, ASM2569848v2, whole genome shotgun sequence. It encodes these proteins:
- the LOC108467606 gene encoding lysine-rich arabinogalactan protein 18; amino-acid sequence: MDRRSAFAVALICFVVAGVGGQSPSAAPTKAPPAATTPSTAPATAPVSKSKSPAPTAAPTTSPPAAAPSESAAVPAPSKFAPASSPPAAAPVSTPPAPVPVSPPLAKSPPAAAPTTPPESSASPPAPVAAPTTAEVPAPAPSKSKSKKKSKKHGAPAPSPDMLGPPAPPTGAPGPSLDASSPGPSVAADESGAESIKSLQKIIGGLALGWAAIGLIF